The following are from one region of the Nicotiana tabacum cultivar K326 chromosome 3, ASM71507v2, whole genome shotgun sequence genome:
- the LOC142177593 gene encoding uncharacterized protein LOC142177593, with protein MNQAYATIVSDGSQKSMAANAGILGSNPGTNVGTYDTTLYTRTTEKFKKSYNLYCDYCKLKGHTKENYYKLVGYPQDFKPKMRRGTVNNGNNAAYNVVTDHGATQTDQLGYNEYTIVAQQNFLCQHKCHCASSSANVAGIYNALLASSSSKWIIDIEATSHMVADIDMIDSSTARQPQHPKKVYMTNGDLELFSGKMKEIGRESCGLYIFECSETKRKEDIMLAARSEDSQMNLNMADVAPLHKRFGHVSTKVLKKPIHVNADIIASKLDKCIVCPCAKQTRLPFPTSIKSSDCFDLIHMDLWDPYRIATYDGNKYFLTIVTDYSRMTWVFLLKLKSDNGKKKAQTNPRSYKSYQIPSYSVDTHLVTKSSYTNLTQPEYKRSSRDKQPPIWMKDFVCLNVHQEVPYAISKYVSYEQLSSTYQAYIATTSIETKLTSYKEDIRDPRWIETMKAEIDALQTNYTRDIVDFKSQGKNKPVCRLIKSLYGLKEASRQWNAKLTEALLRNQFQQSQLDHSLFIKRTSEKVIIVLVYVDDMAIIGDNLKLIVETKTILQQTFKMKDLGDMKYFLGIEFTRSKKGVLMHQRKYVLELISEVGLSAAKPAITPLDTNIKLTIVLGHHLIY; from the exons ATGAACCAAGCATATGCCACAATTGTTAGTGATGGAAGCCAAAAATCAATGGCAGCAAATGCTGGAATACTAGGTTCAAATCCAGGTACAAATGTAGGAACATATGACACTACATTATATACAAGAACCactgaaaaatttaagaagagcTATAATCTGTACTGTGACTATTGCAAGCTTAAAGGTCACACCAAAGAGAATTATTATAAACTAGTGGGATATCCTCAAGATTTTAAGCCAAAGATGAGAAGAGGAACTGTTAACAATGGTAACAATGCAGCCTACAATGTGGTTACTGATCATGGTGCTACACAAACTGATCAGCTAGGGTACAATGAGT ATACTATAGTTGCTCAACAAAATTTCCTCTGTCAACACAAGTGCCACTGTGCCAGTTCTTCAGCAAATGTGGCAGGTATATACAATGCTTTATTAGCTTCTAGCTCTTCAAAATGGATAATAGACATAGAAGCTACTAGTCATATGGTAGCAGATATAGATATGATAGACAGTTCCACAGCTCGACAACCTCAACATCCTAAGAAAGTATATATGACAAATGGGGACCTG GAGCTCTTTAGTGGGAAAATGAAGGAGATTGGTAGAGAAAGCTGTGGGCTCTACATCTTTGAATGCTCAGAAACTAAGAGGAAAGAAGACATCATGTTAGCTGCTAGAAGTGAAGACTCACAAATGAATCTAAACATGGCTGATGTAGCGCCGTTGCACAAGAGATTTGGTCATGTGTCTACTAAAGTGCTTAAGAAACCCATTCATGTAAATGCAGATATTATAGCTAGCAAGTTGGATAAGTGTATTGTCTGTCCATGTGCAAAGCAGACAAGACTTCCATTCCCCACAAGCATAAAGTCCTCTGATTGttttgatttgattcatatggaTTTGTGGGATCCTTACAGAATTGCTACTTATGATGGAAATAAGTACTTCTTAACAATAGTGACTGATTACTCCAGAATGACTTGGGTTTTTCTACTAAAGCTGAAATCAGAC AATGGCAAAAAGAAAGCACAGACAAATCCTAGAAGTTACAAGAGCTATCAAATTCCAAGCTA CTCAGTAGATACACATTTAGTCACAAAATCTTCCTATACCAATTTAACACAACCAGAATACAAAAGGTCTAGCAGGGACAAACAACCTCCAATTTGGATGAAAGATTTTGTATGCTTAAATGTTCATCAAGAAGTTCCATATGCCATCTCAAAATATGTTTCATATGAACAACTATCTTCTACTTATCAAGCCTATATAGCTACGACTTCAATTGAAACAAAACTCACATCCTATAAAGAAGATATCAGAGATCCTAGATGGATAGAGACAATGAAAGCAGAAATTGATGCATTACAAACAAATTATACCCGGGACATTGT GGATTTTAAGAGTCAAGGGAAGAACAAACCTGTATGCAGACTCATTAAATCCCTTTATGGGCTGAAAGAAGCCTCTAGACAGTGGAATGCAAAATTAACTGAAGCACTTTTAAGGAATCAGTTTCAACAAAGCCAATTAGATCACTCACTATTCATCAAAAGAACTTCAGAAAAAGTCATTATAGTGCTAGTTTATGTAGATGATATGGCAATAATAGGGGACAACTTAAAACTGATTGTTGAAACAAAAACAATACTACAACAAACAtttaaaatgaaagatcttggagatATGAAGTATTTTTTGGGAATAGAATTTACTAGATCCAAGAAAGGTGTCCTAATGCATCAAAGAAAGTATGTATTAGAGCTTATATCAGAGGTTGGACTATCAGCTGCAAAACCTGCTATTACTCCTTTGGATACTAACATTAAACTTACTATTGTGTTGGGTCATCACTTGATATACTAG